One segment of Streptomyces sp. XD-27 DNA contains the following:
- the sodN gene encoding superoxide dismutase, Ni, with amino-acid sequence MLSRLFAPKVKVSAHCDLPCGVYDPAQARIEAESVKAIQEKYQANEDQDFRTRALAIKEQRAELAKHHVSVLWSDYFKPPHFQKYPELHELINDTLKALSAAKASNDPATGQKALDYIAQIDKIFWETKQA; translated from the coding sequence ATGCTCTCCCGCCTGTTCGCCCCCAAGGTAAAGGTCAGCGCCCACTGCGACCTTCCCTGCGGCGTCTACGACCCGGCCCAGGCCCGGATCGAGGCCGAGTCGGTCAAGGCCATCCAGGAGAAGTACCAGGCCAACGAGGACCAGGACTTCCGCACCCGCGCCCTCGCCATCAAGGAGCAGCGCGCGGAGCTCGCCAAGCACCACGTGTCGGTGCTGTGGAGCGACTACTTCAAGCCCCCGCACTTCCAGAAGTACCCGGAGCTGCACGAGCTCATCAACGACACCCTCAAGGCGCTGAGCGCGGCCAAGGCCTCGAACGACCCGGCCACCGGCCAGAAGGCGCTGGACTACATCGCCCAGATCGACAAGATCTTCTGGGAGACGAAGCAGGCCTGA
- the sodX gene encoding nickel-type superoxide dismutase maturation protease, producing MQEQVRDRGPERGRERQGLLRIGLAEVYNPSMVPTLGPGDRLVVRYGAAVRPGDVVVLRHPFRQDLLIVKRVVERRDGGWWVRGDNPYVVNDSREFGVVPDELVVGRAWIRLRPPPGSVPGAQRSVAGVLSWAASAVRPLSSGRSRRRSRPD from the coding sequence ATGCAGGAGCAGGTGCGCGATCGCGGGCCGGAGCGGGGCCGTGAGCGTCAGGGGCTGCTGCGGATAGGGCTGGCGGAGGTCTACAACCCGTCGATGGTGCCCACCCTCGGTCCCGGTGACCGGCTCGTGGTCCGGTACGGCGCGGCCGTGCGGCCGGGTGACGTGGTGGTGCTGCGGCACCCGTTCCGGCAGGACCTGCTGATCGTCAAGCGGGTGGTGGAGCGGCGCGACGGCGGCTGGTGGGTGCGGGGCGACAACCCGTACGTGGTGAACGACAGCCGGGAGTTCGGCGTGGTGCCGGATGAGCTGGTGGTCGGCCGGGCCTGGATCCGGCTGCGGCCGCCGCCCGGGTCCGTGCCCGGCGCTCAGCGCTCCGTGGCCGGCGTGCTGTCCTGGGCGGCGTCGGCCGTGCGGCCGCTGTCGTCCGGGCGCTCCCGGCGCCGGTCGCGGCCCGACTGA
- a CDS encoding CGNR zinc finger domain-containing protein, translated as MELAYYSDLAVRLVNSEQPARGADTLTSVEAVRELFAAGGQAARRAADADVTRLRAVRTRLRAVFEAAAEGDEVRAVDLLNALLLEFPVSPQISGHELRDEDGRPHWHMHIADYAANASAGYAATASMGLAFQLTELGADRLGICEAPPCRNAYLDTSTNRSRRYCSDRCATRANVAAYRARKRLDADQSGRDRRRERPDDSGRTADAAQDSTPATER; from the coding sequence GTGGAACTGGCCTATTACTCCGATCTCGCCGTGCGCCTGGTGAACAGCGAGCAACCCGCACGCGGCGCGGACACCCTCACCTCCGTGGAGGCCGTACGCGAGCTCTTCGCCGCGGGCGGGCAGGCGGCCCGCCGGGCGGCCGACGCCGACGTCACCCGGCTGCGCGCCGTCCGCACCCGGCTGCGCGCGGTCTTCGAGGCGGCGGCCGAGGGCGACGAGGTACGGGCCGTGGACCTACTGAACGCGCTGCTCCTGGAGTTCCCGGTGAGCCCGCAGATCTCCGGACACGAGCTCCGCGACGAGGACGGCCGCCCGCACTGGCACATGCACATCGCCGACTACGCGGCCAACGCGAGCGCCGGTTACGCCGCCACGGCCTCCATGGGCCTGGCCTTCCAGCTCACCGAGCTCGGCGCCGACCGCCTGGGCATCTGCGAGGCGCCGCCCTGCCGCAACGCGTATCTCGACACATCGACAAATCGCTCCAGGCGGTACTGCTCCGACCGCTGTGCCACCCGGGCGAACGTGGCGGCCTACCGCGCCCGCAAGCGCCTGGACGCCGATCAGTCGGGCCGCGACCGGCGCCGGGAGCGCCCGGACGACAGCGGCCGCACGGCCGACGCCGCCCAGGACAGCACGCCGGCCACGGAGCGCTGA
- a CDS encoding trans-aconitate 2-methyltransferase, with the protein MAETLAVDWGAWQRSWDRQQEWYLPDREERFRVMLDAVEAVVGPRPRVLDLACGTGSISDRLLSRFPEATSTGVDLDPALLTIARGHFAGEPRVEFVTADLRDPDWTARLPHRDYDAVLTATALHWLSADELRVLYGQLAGVVRDGGILVNADHMPDESSPRLNAADRAYRHARQERAKRDGAQDWADWWRTAAQDPVLADVVAERFGIFGNPAEGDHGEDKVHPAAWHLDTLRAAGFGEVRTAWCSLTDAAVLALK; encoded by the coding sequence ATGGCGGAAACCCTTGCCGTGGACTGGGGCGCCTGGCAGCGGAGCTGGGACCGGCAGCAGGAGTGGTACCTGCCGGACCGCGAGGAGCGGTTCCGGGTCATGCTGGACGCGGTGGAGGCCGTGGTCGGCCCGCGGCCGCGGGTGCTCGACCTGGCCTGCGGTACGGGCAGCATCTCCGACCGGCTGCTGAGCCGGTTCCCCGAGGCGACCAGCACCGGTGTGGACCTGGACCCGGCGCTGCTGACCATCGCGCGGGGCCACTTCGCGGGCGAGCCGCGCGTCGAGTTCGTCACGGCCGACCTGCGGGACCCCGACTGGACCGCCCGGCTCCCGCACCGCGACTACGACGCCGTGCTCACCGCGACCGCCCTGCACTGGCTGAGCGCCGATGAACTGCGCGTGCTGTACGGACAGCTCGCCGGCGTGGTCCGGGACGGCGGAATCCTCGTCAACGCCGACCACATGCCGGACGAGAGCAGCCCGCGGCTGAACGCGGCCGACCGCGCGTACCGGCACGCCCGCCAGGAACGGGCCAAGCGGGACGGGGCACAGGACTGGGCGGACTGGTGGCGCACCGCGGCCCAGGACCCGGTGCTCGCGGACGTGGTCGCCGAGCGCTTCGGCATCTTCGGCAACCCGGCCGAGGGGGACCACGGCGAGGACAAGGTCCACCCCGCCGCCTGGCACCTGGACACGCTGCGCGCCGCCGGCTTCGGCGAGGTGCGCACCGCCTGGTGCTCGCTCACCGACGCGGCGGTGCTGGCGCTGAAGTAA
- a CDS encoding amino acid ABC transporter ATP-binding protein: MVKAEGVHKSFGAVQVLKGIDLEVAPREVFCLIGPSGSGKSTFLRCINHLEKINSGRLYVDGELVGYRQQGNKLYELRDREVAAKRRDIGMVFQRFNLFPHMTAVENVMEAPVQVKGEAKAVARERALKLLDRVGLADKAGNYPSQLSGGQQQRVAIARALAMEPKLMLFDEPTSALDPELVGDVLDVMRDLAEEGMTMVVVTHEMGFAREVGDSIVFMDDGVVVESGHPREVLTNPQHERTKAFLSKVL, encoded by the coding sequence ATGGTGAAGGCCGAAGGCGTCCACAAGTCCTTCGGCGCCGTCCAGGTCCTCAAGGGAATCGACCTGGAGGTCGCGCCCCGTGAGGTGTTCTGCCTGATCGGGCCGTCCGGCTCCGGCAAGTCCACCTTCCTCCGCTGTATCAACCACCTGGAGAAGATCAACTCCGGGCGGCTGTACGTGGACGGCGAGCTGGTCGGCTACCGGCAGCAGGGCAACAAGCTCTACGAGCTGCGGGACCGCGAGGTCGCCGCCAAGCGCCGCGACATCGGCATGGTCTTCCAGCGCTTCAACCTCTTCCCGCACATGACCGCGGTGGAGAACGTCATGGAGGCGCCCGTCCAGGTCAAGGGCGAGGCCAAGGCGGTCGCGCGGGAGCGCGCGCTGAAGCTGCTGGACCGGGTGGGGCTGGCCGACAAGGCGGGCAACTACCCCTCCCAGCTCTCCGGCGGCCAGCAGCAGCGCGTCGCCATCGCGCGGGCCCTGGCCATGGAGCCCAAGCTGATGCTCTTCGACGAGCCCACCTCGGCGCTCGACCCGGAGCTGGTCGGCGACGTCCTCGACGTCATGCGCGACCTGGCCGAGGAGGGCATGACGATGGTCGTGGTCACCCACGAGATGGGCTTCGCCCGCGAGGTCGGCGACTCGATCGTCTTCATGGACGACGGCGTGGTCGTCGAGTCCGGCCACCCGCGTGAGGTGCTGACCAACCCGCAGCACGAGCGGACGAAGGCGTTCCTGTCGAAGGTGCTGTGA
- a CDS encoding amino acid ABC transporter permease → MTVDIDKRGSGDAPPPSAAPEDMKAIPVRHYGRWVAAVVIVALLGMLVYAFSQGKVNWGAIPDNFFDDEVLKGVGKTVWITIASMVLGVVLGIILAVMRLSKNPVTQSVAWGYIWFFRGTPVYVQLVLWFNLGLIFEYINLGPIYQDEWSDFMTPFLAALLGLGLNEAAYMAEICRAGLQAVDEGQTEAAHALGMSHAKTLRRVVLPQAMRVIVPPTGNEFINMLKTSSLVFAVQYWDLLQGAQEIGQNSGAPAEMLFLAATWYLILTSVLSVGQYYLERYYARGSSRSLPPTVLQRIRANLISIGRPKGGTA, encoded by the coding sequence GTGACTGTTGACATCGACAAGCGGGGTTCCGGGGACGCTCCGCCGCCGTCGGCCGCGCCCGAGGACATGAAGGCCATCCCGGTCCGGCACTACGGGCGGTGGGTCGCCGCCGTCGTGATCGTCGCCCTGCTGGGGATGCTGGTCTACGCGTTCTCCCAGGGCAAGGTGAACTGGGGCGCCATCCCGGACAACTTCTTCGACGACGAGGTCCTCAAGGGCGTCGGCAAGACCGTATGGATCACCATCGCCTCGATGGTGCTCGGCGTGGTCCTCGGCATCATCCTCGCGGTGATGCGGCTGTCGAAGAACCCGGTGACCCAGTCCGTGGCCTGGGGCTACATCTGGTTCTTCCGCGGCACCCCGGTGTACGTACAGCTGGTGCTGTGGTTCAACCTGGGCCTGATCTTCGAGTACATCAACCTGGGGCCGATCTACCAGGACGAGTGGTCGGACTTCATGACCCCGTTCCTGGCCGCCCTGCTGGGTCTCGGCCTGAACGAGGCCGCGTACATGGCGGAGATCTGCCGCGCCGGCCTCCAGGCCGTCGACGAGGGGCAGACCGAGGCGGCGCACGCGCTGGGCATGAGCCACGCCAAGACGCTGCGCCGGGTCGTGCTGCCGCAGGCGATGCGGGTGATCGTGCCGCCGACCGGCAACGAGTTCATCAACATGCTCAAGACCAGCTCGCTGGTGTTCGCCGTGCAGTACTGGGACCTGCTGCAGGGCGCCCAGGAGATCGGCCAGAACTCCGGCGCCCCGGCCGAGATGCTCTTCCTGGCCGCCACCTGGTACCTGATCCTGACCTCGGTGCTGAGCGTCGGCCAGTACTACCTCGAGCGGTACTACGCGCGGGGCTCCAGCCGGAGCCTGCCGCCGACGGTGCTGCAACGGATCCGCGCCAACCTGATCTCGATCGGCCGCCCCAAGGGAGGCACCGCATGA
- a CDS encoding ABC transporter substrate-binding protein, whose product MTASTTRRAGAARSRLAAVAAIAVTGSLLLSGCGDQRDKISNNSTSGAPLFGLLPKEIQSSKVIEVGSDISYPPVEFRKSGRVIGLDIDLADAMGKHLGVKMKFSNGDFDGLITGLKSKRFDIAMSAMTDNKGRQEGVDPDSGKKVGEGVDFVDYLTAGVSIYTRKGDDQGITTWDDLCGKKIAVQRATVSHDLAKAQSKECGDKGKIEIEAFAKDTEAQVRLKGGGADAASSDFPVAAYAVRTSGGGEDFQLVGDQVDAAPYGIAVGKKNTQLRDALKAALDAVIRTGEYQKILEKWGAEDGAVDQAIVNGGK is encoded by the coding sequence ATGACCGCAAGCACCACCCGCCGCGCAGGCGCGGCCAGGTCACGCCTGGCCGCCGTTGCCGCGATCGCGGTCACGGGATCCCTCCTGTTGTCAGGATGCGGGGACCAGCGGGACAAGATCTCCAACAACAGCACCTCGGGCGCCCCGCTCTTCGGCCTGCTGCCGAAGGAGATCCAGTCCAGCAAGGTGATCGAGGTCGGCTCCGACATCAGCTACCCGCCGGTCGAGTTCCGCAAGAGCGGCCGGGTCATCGGCCTCGACATCGACCTCGCCGACGCGATGGGCAAGCACCTCGGCGTGAAGATGAAGTTCAGCAACGGCGACTTCGACGGCCTGATCACCGGCCTCAAGTCGAAGCGGTTCGACATCGCGATGTCCGCCATGACGGACAACAAGGGCCGCCAGGAGGGTGTCGACCCGGACAGCGGCAAGAAGGTCGGCGAAGGCGTCGACTTCGTCGACTACCTGACCGCCGGTGTCTCGATCTACACGCGTAAGGGCGACGACCAGGGGATCACGACCTGGGACGACCTGTGCGGCAAGAAGATCGCCGTCCAGCGCGCCACCGTCTCGCACGACCTGGCCAAGGCCCAGTCGAAGGAGTGCGGTGACAAGGGCAAGATCGAGATCGAGGCGTTCGCCAAGGACACCGAGGCCCAGGTCCGGCTGAAGGGCGGCGGCGCCGACGCCGCGTCCAGCGACTTCCCGGTCGCGGCCTACGCGGTCCGCACCTCCGGCGGCGGCGAGGACTTCCAGTTGGTGGGCGACCAGGTCGACGCCGCTCCCTACGGCATCGCGGTCGGCAAGAAGAACACCCAGCTGCGGGACGCCCTCAAGGCCGCGCTCGACGCGGTCATCCGGACCGGCGAGTACCAGAAGATCCTCGAGAAGTGGGGCGCCGAGGACGGCGCGGTGGACCAGGCCATCGTCAACGGTGGCAAGTGA
- a CDS encoding NADP-dependent malic enzyme produces the protein MSAEIVNPRNDSASGSAAEKAGGDEDEFFDPAFALHRGGKMAVQATVPVRDKDDLSLAYTPGVAKVCSAIAEQPELVHDYTWKSQVVAVVTDGSAVLGLGDIGPEASLPVMEGKAILFKQFGGVDAVPIALDCRDADEIVETVARLAPSFGGVNLEDISAPRCFEIERKLQERVDIPIFHDDQHGTAVVTLAALRNAATLTGRDLGSLRAVISGAGAAGVAIAKILVGAGIGDVAVCDRKGIVSADREDLTDVKRELAGFTNKAGLTGSLESALDGADVFIGVSGGTVPEPAVARMAPGAFIFAMANPTPEIHPDVAHKYAAVVATGRSDYPNQINNVLAFPGIFAGALQVRASRITEGMKLAAAEALAAVVADELSADKVIPSPFDERVAPAVTAAVAAAARAEGVARR, from the coding sequence GTGTCAGCGGAGATCGTGAATCCTCGCAACGACAGTGCCAGCGGCAGCGCCGCGGAGAAGGCCGGCGGTGACGAGGACGAGTTCTTCGACCCGGCCTTCGCGCTGCATCGCGGCGGCAAGATGGCGGTCCAGGCGACCGTGCCGGTGCGGGACAAGGACGACCTGTCCCTCGCGTACACGCCGGGCGTCGCCAAGGTGTGCAGCGCCATCGCCGAGCAGCCCGAGCTCGTCCACGACTACACCTGGAAGTCCCAGGTCGTCGCCGTCGTGACGGACGGCAGCGCGGTGCTCGGACTCGGCGACATCGGGCCGGAGGCATCCCTGCCCGTGATGGAGGGCAAGGCGATCCTCTTCAAGCAGTTCGGCGGCGTGGACGCGGTGCCGATCGCCCTCGACTGCCGGGACGCCGACGAGATCGTCGAGACCGTCGCCCGGCTCGCGCCGTCCTTCGGCGGCGTCAACCTGGAGGACATCTCCGCCCCCCGCTGCTTCGAGATCGAGCGCAAGCTCCAGGAGCGCGTGGACATCCCGATCTTCCACGACGACCAGCACGGCACCGCCGTCGTCACCCTCGCCGCCCTGCGCAACGCGGCGACGCTGACCGGCCGCGACCTCGGCTCGCTGCGCGCCGTGATCTCCGGCGCGGGTGCCGCCGGGGTGGCCATCGCCAAGATCCTCGTCGGGGCGGGCATCGGAGACGTCGCGGTCTGCGACCGCAAGGGCATCGTCTCCGCCGACCGCGAGGACCTCACCGACGTCAAGCGCGAGCTCGCGGGCTTCACCAACAAGGCCGGACTGACCGGCTCCCTGGAGAGCGCCCTGGACGGCGCGGACGTCTTCATCGGCGTCAGCGGCGGTACGGTCCCGGAGCCCGCCGTCGCCCGCATGGCGCCCGGCGCGTTCATCTTCGCCATGGCCAACCCGACCCCGGAGATCCACCCGGACGTCGCCCACAAGTACGCGGCCGTCGTCGCCACCGGCCGCAGCGACTACCCGAACCAGATCAACAACGTGCTCGCCTTCCCCGGCATCTTCGCCGGCGCCCTCCAGGTCCGGGCCTCCCGGATCACCGAGGGCATGAAGCTCGCCGCCGCCGAGGCGCTGGCCGCCGTCGTCGCCGACGAGTTGAGCGCGGACAAGGTCATCCCGTCGCCGTTCGACGAGCGGGTCGCCCCGGCGGTGACCGCGGCGGTCGCGGCGGCCGCGCGCGCGGAGGGCGTCGCGCGGCGCTGA